DNA sequence from the Brassica napus cultivar Da-Ae unplaced genomic scaffold, Da-Ae ScsIHWf_248;HRSCAF=418, whole genome shotgun sequence genome:
GTTCGTAATGGAAGTTATTAATCTAACGAATTCGTAGTTTGCCTGTAATCATCCGATTTACTTGCTTGGGTCGCACACCATCCATCCCCTTTCTCAACCTCACTACCCCCTCTTTGATTTCACTCGTCGAatgcatattttatatttatttgttcctTAATAAGTCGAATTATGGAGTCCTACTTAAATGTAGAATCAAACACAATAACAAAAATGTAGTCTATTAGAAACGGACCTTTATTTTATTCAGATTCAAATGTAGAATCAAACACAATAACAAATATGTTATAATGTTGTTTTCCtatatttaaatgtttcttACTAAAGCATATAATTGTAAAGAATCTCATTCCAAGTATCTGGTACGCCAGAGAGACACCAGTGGCTGCAGTCATTGCCGGTTCGGCCGCCTATACCGTAAATGGAAGGGTGACCATCTTTGCGAAGCAATGAAAGCATAGTAATGTCTAGCAATGTCACCGGTTTGGTAATTTTCCCGAGTGCTCTCTTCAAAACTCCAACTTCTGGTGGCAATCCGCCTGGATAACTTGTCCCCCAAAGTGGTTCCGTCTGTCCCGCGCAACTATGTGCCGCTGGTTCACCCCATAGAGATCcactaccaaacaaacaaaatgaaaGTTTAAAATATCTGATTGATTGCCGATTAAGAAAATGTGTATAACAACTTACTTGTAATGAGATGGTGAAATTCCTTGGAAAAATACTCTAGTTTTGCTAGTATCTACCACGGTATCGACCCATTTGCCCCAAGTTCCAAGTGCGATTTCGAATGCCGCCATGCGGTCCATGTCTTTTGTGAAGTTACTTCCTATTTGAATATAATCCCATCTGCCCAAAACAATTCGAACATAAACTTCTAGTGATTTAATTAAGCCAAGAATAGGCAAAGGTGAAGAATTACGATTTACGGCTCCACCAATGCCAAGTGTTGAAAATCAGTGTATCCATTCCTAACCAATTCTTTCCATCGTTGATCGAATCAAGCTTCATTACGCTCCCAATCTTCTCACTCACTATATCTACCAAATACGGATTCCTATCAAACTTTATTCCAACTCCATACTCCTGAATACATTAAGCATTtatggtttagtttggtttaacTCATCCCGGTTTTCTATTTGAGAGATATATTTTACGTAACCAGAACGAGTGTATTATTATTACCTGGAATGTGAAGGTTGAGATAGTGCCTTCTGTGGTCATAGTATAGGGAGACTTGGGAACAGAAGAGTGTAGCATACATGTCAAAGACTGCCATTGATTTAGGCTAAGAGAATCACCTACAAACATTATCTTCTTCCCTTTATTTTTCTGCAAAAAATCTACTCCATTGAACCTACACAACAAAACAGTAAAATAACGGTGGCTTCTTAAGGCAAGTGTGATAAATGATAATGAACGTTAAAATCAAGAAATTTGCTGGCTTGTGTGTGTGTTATATATTCACAATGATACATTTGATGCAAAACATCtagaaacaacaacaaagaaagaATTAAAAAGGTATTATAGATTAACTGATGATACCATGCTAATTTGCATCCCTGTGGTTGCCATCTGAAGGTAGGGTAGTCGAGATCCGGCCGTCCATTTTTCTTGCAACCGAATTCGCGTCTTATGAATGGACACGTGGAAGGATCGTAGAGAGGGTAGGAAGGATCCTTCACCCACTGTCCCGTGAACATATCACATCCCTTtgcaagaagaggaagaaggaggaggagcgACAACACTAACATAGAGCCATAAGAAATGGCGTTATCCTGTAAACCCATTTCACCACAGACGAGAGCGAGAGATAAAGAGAGATTCAAATACACACCTGGGATTTTATACAcccatatgtatatatataattttgttgtttgtttttttgagtCAAATACATGAACTATAATGCCATATAATGCGATATTCGTTTTGGTAAGAAATCTTAAAATCAAATATGAACAGTTGTTTGTGTATATCTAGGCTATCAATGCTGACAAATGAATGAAGATGAATAATGCATTCATAATAAAGTTTACCATTTGTAGGAacaattatttctttttattctttttattgtagagaattaaagaataaatttgttTCTCACtaaatttcatataaaatagCCATTCCTCATCATTCttacataattttattcttatccattattttcctatttatttttagtattcATGAGATAGTTACCAGTTAGACCTGTATTCTTTAGAGACATGTATTCTTTAAAGACGTGAACTTTCTATAATGTTTTTTCAGATgttgattataaaattatagtaaCATAATATTCACGGTCAACAAATTTAATGATATTACCTTTAGTGCAAAATTAAATCATGCTCTGATCGGTTTGTTCGcaccataaatattttgtgaagacgtttctttgtgttttttttttcagtttaaaagGATTTCAATTTGTGCCACCCCGTGAAAAAACTTATTGACCtgcatattaatatatttaatcaattcattAAGTTTAGTTGAAAATAGTTTTGTATAGAGCAATATTCTAAACGGCAGTATAGATGGATCTTATTAAACAAATACAAGCCAATCATTTGTGAACAGATGTACAGATGTTGTAAGAACTAAGAACTACaacaatattttcgtataaCTTATATAATCCAAATTAACTGTTATGGTTAGCAATCAAACATAGTTCCATAGTGTCTCCATGTGGGGTTAGTTAGACTTCGGTCTAAACAGCCCTAgttaataaaagaaacaataatTTATCTTCACTGGCATTATTTCATCTAAAATTGTCTTGGACATGTTGATTCCCTTCAGCAAAAATATATCTCATATTATGCTTCAAGAAACATAACCTTGTAATTGTCTTAAATACAAATTTATCACAATTCAAAagtaaattttacaaaaaggaaaacaaaaagaaaagacacaATTACTTGCTtcatagtgttttttttttttgaacataataCATAACTAAACGGCCCTACAGTTCCAATAAGCAGAATCAGGCTTAAGAGGGTAAAGATCGCTGGCGTTGGCCGTGGAAGTAGAAGACGACGTGAATGGTCCGTCGGTGCTGATAGTCTGATCCAACATATTCATCTCCTCTTCATTTATCATCGCGTACTGCTTCTTCATCGCCCTCACGCTCTCATTATCTTTCTCGCTTCCTTTGTTGAAGGAAGCTTCAAGAAGCTTCTCAACATTCACCGTGGAACTTCCTTCTAGTATGCTCACCACCGTACACATTGACAGTCTTTCCGACGAAACTTGACTGGTGCAGAGAATCCCTATCTGGATCATGGCCATTGCTTCTTCTCTGTTGTAATCTGTTCCAAGCCTCGGGTCTACTAGTTCCACCAGTTTGTCTTGCTCCCTTAGAACGTGTACCTTTGGAAACATACTGAGAGATTCATAGTCATCTTTTTTGTTTCAGAAAagtatttaggatttagggtttagattcgaaaaaataataacttaccTAGTCAAGAAGGTTGAAGGTCTCGACTCTGGATCGTGTGATCGTGTTGCTTCTTCCGTGAACGATTTCTAGGGCAACGAATCCGAAACTGTAGGCATCTGCTTTTATCTGTCAAATGACCTCTTATGGCGTATTCTGGAGCTATGTATCCGCGGCATAAACAAGTTTGCTTTGGTTACAAGAAATCTACATATATAAAGCTGATGAAACTTCTTGTTTGACTCACTATGTTCCTGCGACTCGTGTGCTGATGTGtgtgttttcttcttcatcaagcaCTGAAATCCGAAATCTTAGCGTTGAGTTCCTTATCCAGCAAGACATTAGTGGCTTTGCTGTCTCCGTGTACAATCTTGAGTCTCGACTCCTCAAAAGTGTGcatagatttttattatataatttgtgtTTAGAAAAGtattatttcctttttctatTTCCTTAAAACGTGTGTAGATGGTATtatcctttatatatatatatacatagagtCAGGCATGTCAAAGACGAAACTAATAACTTCTGCTTTTGCTTgaacgaggaagaagaataagaagacgAAGATGTGTGGGATATGGTCGTTACCGCAAGAAGTGGCTATGAAGTGCTTGGCTCAGGTATCGAGAGTAGACCTCGCGGCTTTGGCTATGGCCTCCAAGGAACACCGATCTCTCATCGTTTCCCTTGATTTCCGGCTATTGAGATTCCAGATGCGTTGTCTCGAGTCAAACATCTACCTGTGGTTGCACATCTTACCAGAACCGACCCCACGCTGGTTTATCCTCAACCCCGTGCACCGTCGTCTGAAACCCATCCATCTAAAATCCGACAAGGCTCCTCCGGAATCATCGTCCGCTTTCGTGTTGAGGAGTTTTGGGGTGTTTGTTGTCGGTGGACTCGTAAACGGCAAACCCACTTCGGATGTCTCCTTCTTCGATTGTTTCGATAACACTTGGCAGTCTCTTCCGCCCATGAAGATGCCTCGTGCTTCAGCGTCGGCAAACATTATAGACCAGAAGATGTACGTGCTTGGAGGGTGCGGGGATGACGCTGATTCCTCGAACTGGGCAGAAGTGTTCGATCTAGACACCGAAACCTGGGAGTTCTTGTCTGTAACTAGTCCGAGGAAGATGCCCCTCAGTATCCGACAAAGCATGTTGATGTTACAAAAGAATGAGGTTTACGCGGTGGATGAGGATGGTCAAAGCTTCTCCTTCTCACCAAGTGATAACAGTATATCAAACGGAGTAGCAGATTCTAAGCCAGGGTACCGAAGCGATTGGTGTTGGATTGGGGGATTCTTGTTCTGTGGTAGTTCCCGTGGGAAAATACTGTGGTGTTCCCCGTATGAGTTGAATTGGAAGGAAGTGAAGGGTTTGGATGAGCTGTCCGAATATGATATCAGCAAACTCTGCAGAAAGTCTGATAAGAACAAGAACATTGTCGTCTTCTGGAACTCTAGCTCTCTAGGCTCTGAGCCTTTGGAGATTTGGTCTGCCGAGATTTCCCTGGAGTTACGCCACCCACACGAGCTTTGGGGAAGATTGAGTGGTCTGGTTCTGTCTTCACACTTGATCCTCTCTCGCACTCATACGGTGGCATTAAGCTCTTGTATGCTGTGTCTATCCGTGCCTGAAATTCCTCAGTCCTTGTTTAAAAACTAATCTATTCATTTAATCGCTTTATTTATTTGCTGtctaatgtttttatataatttgcaATCCACTCACAAAGCGCTTTTTATTTTGTCGAATTTTCGTAATCTCACTCATCTCTCTCAGGCTCTACTTGAGAGAAATTAGCTACCTTGTCAGTGATTTCTGTTGGAAGATAATAATAGTTAGTACGTGAAAATATATCTGATTAGTTAACACCATTTCGTTAGTGGTTTAAGACTTTAGCTAATAATCTGCTTTTTACATGTTGTAAGAAGGGACTATTGTGTCTTATCTTGTGATGTGATTTGCTTAATACCATGAATGGTTGATGGTTTAAGACTTTAGCTAATGATCTGCTCTCTGCTGTTTATATGTTGTTGGAAGAGACTGCTACCTCTGTCTTGTTTAGTTTGTAGATACTTTCTCTATTGGCGATGGTCAATCTTTTAATAAAGCCTGGTCGGAACGGTGGCTGAGTGCTACCTCTCAAGAACAACCTATGGGACCAGCATCCAAATCCGGCAGTTCTTTAATGGTTACTGATCTATTGCAGCCAAGCGGAGGAGATTGGAACAGAGCCGTAGTGCACCAACTGTTTCCACTTGAAGAGTCAAAGATATTAAGCATAAAATGTCTTGGAACACGTTTTAGGCCGGTCCAAGTGAAATGTTTTAGACCATCTGCAAGAAACATAACCTTCTAATCGTCTTGTTTTTTTAACGCTGGGTAGTACCTTCTAATTATCTTAAACACAAATTTATCACAATTCAAAagtaaattttacaaaaaagaaaaacaaaaagaaaacacacagTTACTTGCTTCAtagtgttttttcttttaacatgATGCATAACTAAACGGCCCTAGAGTTCCAATAAGCAGAATCAGGCTTAAGAGGGTAAAGATCGCTGGCGTTGGCCGTGGAAGTAGAAGACGACGTGAATGGTCCGTCCGTGCTCATAGTCTGATCCAACATAGTCATCTCCTCTTCATTTATCATCGCGTAATGCTTCTTCATCGCCCTCACGCTCTCTTCGTCTTTCTCGCTTCCTTTGTTGAACGAAGCTTCAAGAAGCTTCTCAACAT
Encoded proteins:
- the LOC106423526 gene encoding protein trichome birefringence-like 41, translated to MGLQDNAISYGSMLVLSLLLLLPLLAKGCDMFTGQWVKDPSYPLYDPSTCPFIRREFGCKKNGRPDLDYPTFRWQPQGCKLAWFNGVDFLQKNKGKKIMFVGDSLSLNQWQSLTCMLHSSVPKSPYTMTTEGTISTFTFQEYGVGIKFDRNPYLVDIVSEKIGSVMKLDSINDGKNWLGMDTLIFNTWHWWSRKSWDYIQIGSNFTKDMDRMAAFEIALGTWGKWVDTVVDTSKTRVFFQGISPSHYNGSLWGEPAAHSCAGQTEPLWGTSYPGGLPPEVGVLKRALGKITKPVTLLDITMLSLLRKDGHPSIYGIGGRTGNDCSHWCLSGVPDTWNEILYNYML
- the LOC111215941 gene encoding probable leucine-rich repeat receptor-like serine/threonine-protein kinase At3g14840, with the protein product MFPKVHVLREQDKLVELVDPRLGTDYNREEAMAMIQIGILCTSQVSSERLSMCTVVSILEGSSTVNVEKLLEASFNKGSEKDNESVRAMKKQYAMINEEEMNMLDQTISTDGPFTSSSTSTANASDLYPLKPDSAYWNCRAV